The genomic segment CCATATTGATCAATCGTAATCGTCGATTAATCGCAaccgagagaaagagaggaaaaaagaaataaatcgacgaaatgtttttttttctcttttgtattattatttagacCAATATAATGGCGACACGTATTGCCCCTTAGACCACGATTCCGTCTCTTATATAAGGGGagatcttacattttttttcagttctgattaattttttttacccaaaaaccTAAGAACTCTATTATGATCTCCCCGATAAACAAGGTCTAAGCTCTTGCGTCACTAGTTGAAAAAGGTGGCTAATAAGCAATTAACACTACTAGGTGTACACCAAACTAGAGTAGTAaacaattaaaactaaataaaactaaattaaggAAATCGAGATAATTAGAAGATTCCAAttttctaagtaaaaaaaaaaaaaagaaaaaattggattGGCTTTGGTTTGTTGAGTAGTATAAAGGATCAACCCATGACAAGATTCTTTTCAGTTACGTTGGCTGGTAATTCAAGCTCCGGCGAAGTGTTGTTGATACGGCGTCGCATCGGCGAATGTATtctcatataaaaattaagaaaaagcaacaaaatcGCACCATTGAGAACCGAGTTTAAACCCCACGCGCCAATCCCATTGCATCCACCTTTAAAGAGGTGCATCGTAAGAACCCCAGCGTGAGACACGAGATTGCAGCCCACGAGAAGCAACTGACAATTCACCACAAACGAAGGGAAAGCCAAACCGGGTAAACCAAACCCGGTCCAGAATCTGTACCCGTAAACCACAGAGTAAACCAGCGTCGTCGATAGAATCGCTAGAATCTGGTACGACTGCGAGAATTCGAGCCAGAGGAACGACGTGAAGGCCATGGCGGAGTTGCAGAAGAGCTGAGACACGGCGAGTCTCCGGCGACGCAAAACGGAGAAGATCGTACGGAACATGTGGAGGAAACGTGTGAGGTAAAANNNNNNNNNNNNNNNNNNNNNNNNNNNNNNNNNNNNNNNNNNNNNNNNNNNNNNNNNNNNNNNNNNNNNNNNNNNNNNNNNNNNNNNNNNNNNNNNNNNNNNNNNNNNNNNNNNNNNNNNNNNNNNNNNNNNNNNNNNNNNNNNNNNNNNNNNNNNNNNNNNNNNNNNNNNNNNNNNNNNNNNNNNNNNNNNNNNNNNNNNNNNNNNNNNNNNNNNNNNNNNNNNNNNNNNNNNNNNNNNNNNNNNNNNNNNNNNNNNNNNNNNNNNNNNNNNNNNNNNNNNNNNNNNNNNNNNNNNNNNNNNNNNNNNNNNNNNNNNNNNNNNNNNNNNNNNNNNNNNNNNNNNNNNNNNNNNNNNNNNNNNNNNNNNNNNNNNNNNNNNNNNNNNNNNNNNNNNNNNNNNNNNNNNNNNNNNNNNNNNNNNNNNNNNNNNNNNNNNNNNNNNNNNNNNNNNNNNNNNNNNNNNNNNNNNNNNNNNNNNNNNNNNNNNNNNNNNNNNNNNNNNNNNNNNNNNNNNNNNNNNNNNNNNNNNNNNNNNNNNNNNNNNNNNNNNNNNNNNNNNNNNNNNNNNNNNNNNNNNNNNNNNNNNNNNNNNNNNNNNNNNNNNNNNNNNNNNNNNNNNNNNNNNNNNNNNNNNNNNNNNNNNNNNNNNNNNNNNNNNNNNNNNNNNNNNNNNNNNNNNNNNNNNNNNNNNNNNNNNNNNNNNNNNNNNNNNNNNNNNNNNNNNNNNNNNNNNNNNNNNNNNNNNNNNNNNNNNNNNNNNNNNNNNNNNNNNNNNNNNNNNNNNNNNNNNNNNNNNNNNNNNNNNNNNNNNNNNNNNNNNNNNNNNNNNNNNNNNNNNNNNNNNNNNNNNNNNNNNNNNNNNNNNNNNNNNNNNNNNNNNNNNNNNNNNNNNNNNNNNNNNNNNNNNNNNNNNNNNNNNNNNNNNNNNNNNNNNNNNNNNNNNNNNNNNNNNNNNNNNNNNNNNNNNNNNNNNNNNNNNNNNNNNNNNNNNNNNNNNNNNNNNNNNNNNNNNNNNNNNNNNNNNNNNNNNNNNNNNNNNNNNNNNNNNNNNNNNNNNNNNNNNNNNNNNNNNNNNNNNNNNNNNNNNNNNNNNNNNNNNNNNNNNNNNNNNNNNNNNNNNNNNNNNNNNNNNNNNNNNNNNNNNNNNNNNNNNNNNNNNNNNNNNNNNNNNNNNNNNNNNNNNNNNNNNNNNNNNNNNNNNNNNNNNNNNNNNNNNNNNNNNNNNNNNNNNNNNNNNNNNNNNNNNNNNNNNNNNNNNNNNNNNNNNNNNNNNNNNNNNNNNNNNNNNNNNNNNNNNNNNNNNNNNNNNNNNNNNNNNNNNNNNNNNNNNNNNNNNNNNNNNNNNNNNNNNNNNNNNNNNNNNNNNNNNNNNNNNNNNNNNNNNNNNNNNNNNNNNNNNNNNNNNNNNNNNNNNNNNNNNNNNNNNNNNNNNNNNNNNNNNNNNNNNNNNNNNNNNNNNNNNNNNNNNNNNNNNNNNNNNNNNNNNNNNNNNNNNNNNNNNNNNNNNNNNNNNNNNNNNNNNNNNNNNNNNNNNNNNNNNNNNNNNNNNNNNNNNNNNNNNNNNNNNNNNNNNNNNNNNNNNNNNNNNNNNNNNNNNNNNNNNNNNNNNNNNNNNNNNNNNNNNNNNNNNNNNNNNNNNNNNNNNNNNNNNNNNNNNNNNNNNNNNNNNNNNNNNNNNNNNNNNNNNNNNNNNNNNNNNNNNNNNNNNNNNNNNNNNNNNNNNNNNNNNNNNNNNNNNNNNNNNNNNNNNNNNNNNNNNNNNNNNNNNNNNNNNNNNNNNNNNNNNNNNNNNNNNNNNNNNNNNNNNNNNNNNNNNNNNNNNNNNNNNNNNNNNNNNNNNNNNNNNNNNNNNNNNNNNNNNNNNNNNNNNNNNNNNNNNNNNNNNNNNNNNNNNNNNNNNNNNNNNNNNNNNNNNNNNNNNNNNNNNNNNNNNNNNNNNNNNNNNNNNNNNNNNNNNNNNNNNNNNNNNNNNNNNNNNNNNNNNNNNNNNNNNNNNNNNNNNNNNNNNNNNNNNNNNNNNNNNNNNNNNNNNNNNNNNNNNNNNNNNNNNNNNNNNNNNNNNNNNNNNNNNNNNNNNNNNNNNNNNNNNNNNNNNNNNNNNNNNNNNNNNNNNNNNNNNNNNNNNNNNNNNNNNNNNNNNNNNNNNNNNNNNNNNNNNNNNNNNNNNNNNNNNNNNNNNNNNNNNNNNNNNNNNNNNNNNNNNNNNNNNNNNNNNNNNNNNNNNNNNNNNNNNNNNNNNNNNNNNNNNNNNNNNNNNNNNNNNNNNNNNNNNNNNNNNNNNNNNNNNNNNNNNNNNNNNNNNNNNNNNNNNNNNNNNNNNNNNNNNNNNNNNNNNNNNNNNNNNNNNNNNNNNNNNNNNNNNNNNNNNNNNNNNNNNNNNNNNNNNNNNNNNNNNNNNNNNNNNNNNNNNNNNNNNNNNNNNNNNNNNNNNNNNNNNNNNNNNNNNNNNNNNNNNNNNNNNNNNNNNNNNNNNNNNNNNNNNNNNNNNNNNNNNNNNNNNNNNNNNNNNNNNNNNNNNNNNNNNNNNNNNNNNNNNNNNNNNNNNNNNNNNNNNNNNNNNNNNNNNNNNNNNNNNNNNNNNNNNNNNNNNNNNNNNNNNNNNNNNNNNNNNNNNNNNNNNNNNNNNNNNNNNNNNNNNNNNNNNNNNNNNNNNNNNNNNNNNNNNNNNNNNNNNNNNNNNNNNNNNNNNNNNNNNNNNNNNNNNNNNNNNNNNNNNNNNNNNNNNNNNNNNNNNNNNNNNNNNNNNNNNNNNNNNNNNNNNNNNNNNNNNNNNNNNNNNNNNNNNNNNNNNNNNNNNNNNNNNNNNNNNNNNNNNNNNNNNNNNNNNNNNNNNNNNNNNNNNNNNNNNNNNNNNNNNNNNNNNNNNNNNNNNNNNNNNNNNNNNNNNNNNNNNNNNNNNNNNNNNNNNNNNNNNNNNNNNNNNNNNNNNNNNNNNNNNNNNNNNNNNNNNNNNNNNNNNNNNNNNNNNNNNNNNNNNNNNNNNNNNNNNNNNNNNNNNNNNNNNNNNNNNNNNNNNNNNNNNNNNNNNNNNNNNNNNNNNNNNNNNNNNNNNNNNNNNNNNNNNNNNNNNNNNNNNNNNNNNNNNNNNNNNNNNNNNNNNNNNNNNNNNNNNNNNNNNNNNNNNNNNNNNNNNNNNNNNNNNNNNNNNNNNNNNNNNNNNNNNNNNNNNNNNNNNNNNNNNNNNNNNNNNNNNNNNNNNNNNNNNNNNNNNNNNNNNNNNNNNNNNNNNNNNNNNNNNNNNNNNNNNNNNNNNNNNNNNNNNNNNNNNNNNNNNNNNNNNNNNNNNNNNNNNNNNNNNNNNNNNNNNNNNNNNNNNNNNNNNNNNNNNNNNNNNNNNNNNNNNNNNNNNNNNNNNNNNNNNNNNNNNNNNNNNNNNNNNNNNNNNNNNNNNNNNNNNNNNNNNNNNNNNNNNNNNNNNNNNNNNNNNNNNNNNNNNNNNNNNNNNNNNNNNNNNNNNNNNNNNNNNNNNNNNNNNNNNNNNNNNNNNNNNNNNNNNNNNNNNNNNNNNNNNNNNNNNNNNNNNNNNNNNNNNNNNNNNNNNNNNNNNNNNNNNNNNNNNNNNNNNNNNNNNNNNNNNNNNNNNNNNNNNNNNNNNNNNNNNNNNNNNNNNNNNNNNNNNNNNNNNNNNNNNNNNNNNNNNNNNNNNNNNNNNNNNNNNNNNNNNNNNNNNNNNNNNNNNNNNNNNNNNNNNNNNNNNNNNNNNNNNNNNNNNNNNNNNNATCCCATTGCATCCACCTTTAAAGAGGTGCATCGTAAGAACCCCAGCGTGAGACACGAGATTGCAGCCCACGAGAAGCAACTGACAATTCACCACAAACGAAGGGAAAGCCAAACCGGGTAAACCAAACCCGGTCCAGAATCTGTACCCGTAAACCACAGAGTAAACCAGCGTCGTCGATAGAATCGCTAGAATCTGGTACGACTGCGAGAATTCGAGCCAGAGGAACGACGTGAAGGCCATGGCGGAGTTGCAGAAGAGCTGAGACACGGCGAGTCTCCGGCGACGCAAAACGGAGAAGATCGTACGGAACATGTGGAGGAAACGTGTGAGGTAAAATGCGTACGACCAAAAGAAGACACGACCGGAGGGACGAGTCCCGAGAGGGAAACAGAGAAGCCACTGTAGAGGAGTGGCGGTTTTGCTCCGTCTCCAGAACCACCGTGTGTCACGGATCTCTGCGGCGGCGGAGAGGAGGATTCCGGCGAAAATAGTGGCGGAGAGAATTGACATGAGAAGGCTGTGGAGTTCGGGGATGTGTCCTAAAGGAACGGAGCGGTTACGGCGGAGTAAGGCGGAGAGGATGATGTGGAGGGTGGAAGAGACGGCGATGTAGAGAGATATTGAGGTGAAGAGGAAAGACCACGTGGAGCCCCATGATTGGCTGTTGCTCCAACGGAACCCGACGATGTATGGATGCTCGGAGAGGTAGTATGTGAGAGAGTTGATCAGAGCCGTTGACATGGTTTGATTTTGATCGGACGGTGTCGGTGATGGTGGTGATCAcggtgactcttcttcttcttcttcttcttctctcgactGTGTCTCTTAGTATATGTGTGCGACTGTGCGTGCatctttttacatatttaagctttgtttttttccaataattggTGTAACTNTGCATCGTAAGAACCCCAGCGTGAGACACGAGATTGCAGCCCACGAGAAGCAACTGACAATTCACCACAAACGAAGGGAAAGCCAAACCGGGTAAACCAAACCCGGTCCAGAATCTGTACCCGTAAACCACAGAGTAAACCAGCGTCGTCGATAGAATCGCTAGAATCTGGTACGACTGCGAGAATTCGAGCCAGAGGAACGACGTGAAGGCCATGGCGGAGTTGCAGAAGAGCTGAGACACGGCGAGTCTCCGGCGACGCAAAACGGAGAAGATCGTACGGAACATGTGGAGGAAACGTGTGAGGTAAAATGCGTACGACCAAAAGAAGACACGACCGGAGGGACGAGTCCCGAGAGGGAAACAGAGAAGCCACTGTAGAGGAGTGGCGGTTTTGCTCCGTCTCCAGAACCACCGTGTGTCACGGATCTCTGCGGCGGCGGAGAGGAGGATTCCGGCGAAAATAGTGGCGGAGAGAATTGACATGAGAAGGCTGTGGAGTTCGGGGATGTGTCCTAAAGGAACGGAGCGGTTACGGCGGAGTAAGGCGGAGAGGATGATGTGGAGGGTGGAAGAGACGGCGATGTAGAGAGATATTGAGGTGAAGAGGAAAGACCACGTGGAGCCCCATGATTGGCTGTTGCTCCAACGGAACCCGACGATGTATGGATGCTCGGAGAGGTAGTATGTGAGAGAGTTGATCAGAGCCGTTGACATGGTTTGATTTTGATCGGACGGTGTCGGTGATGGTGGTGATCAcggtgactcttcttcttcttcttcttcttctctcgactGTGTCTCTTAGTATATGTGTGCGACTGTGCGTGCatctttttacatatttaagctttgtttttttccaataattggTGTAACTAAATGGCCGGTCTTGTCATGAAAGCAAAATAATGTGGACCAATATTAATTGTCATATTAAATTTTCGATGtgaattgattttgttaaacGTTAATGAAAATTACGGTACTCTTAATTGAATTTGACTGTATAGTCGAAATAGCAAACTATATTTGAATAGGAAAGTTGGTATGCGTCACGTTGATCGTTAGATTAGATACATTACCATACTCGCAATAAAACAAATCCTAATCTAGGAAAAAAGCAGGTGggaaaaccaaagaagaaactcTCTGGACAGACACTGTGTATGTTTATGTCTTCGTGGTTAAGAGTTTAATTAGTTTACTCAAGGAGGGGTAGATGAGAAAGAGAGCATTACTAAGATGagaaaatgttaaaacaaaatgtaaacaTCGGAATATGCGACCGGGCGATTGTTACGAAGATGAATCATCGGTAAGACACAGTAACGAGTTATTAATTATTTCACACGATTTGATGACCAGCTAAGATATAGATCAAGATAATAATTTGATACGTATCGAATAAATTTAGTAAATTTCTTTTGTCCTAATTGTTGTTTTGGCATTACGTACGCGTTATAgtacttctttttattcttatgagtaaacaaaacatttattgcGTTTACGCACCAGAGAAAGGATTATCCTAATCAGTATTTATGGAAGGAACTGTAATATACTCCATCTCTTTCACTATGAGTAATTAGCTTTTGTCCACATGATATTATTTCCAACAAAgtgactctttttcttttgtctcattttcCATAAGACTCGTGTGGCCTACCAAACTCAGATTTTTTAGTTTACACGGTCGTAATTCATTTCCTCGTGAATTAATCAAAAGGAGACTTGGACGGTGAACATACAACAACTACTCCCACGCATAACATGCTCTCCCAATCAATATAATAAGTCCGACGAAATCATTATTAAGCATATGTTATACATGTTCTATTTAGAAACTTATACTATCATTTAGAAGCTATATGGAAAACGGATATATACTTGGTTTTTATAAGAACACAACGAACGAATACATAATTTATACATAAGGGGGTTTGATATATGATAGAGGTTTATTACAGCAGTACATTACAAATGATTCTTTTTATCTACTCTTCGAAATTACATAAGCCGCACTAttagaaccttttttttttggtttatttaccTAGAAAGATTAtgtaattatcaaaattattgttgtACACAATTTTGGGGTCAGTTTTATCTTCCTCAGGTTAGGTAGGAGAAtgaaacaccaaaaaaatcaattgtgtAGAGTTCCAAGAATCTTGGAAACAGCAGCAGAAGGTTTGGGATTAAACAGCTTCTTCAGCTCATCGTACCTCCCAACATCAAAATCCTGAGTTTTCATCAGTTTCCTCTGTCTAGCCTCAAACCTGCTTTGGTAAAACCCTTCAAAGGAAGGCTCCCTCGATGTCTTGAGGAAAAAAGTGTAACCCGCCATGAAATATAACGATGTGACATAGAAACAGATTGGCTCCATAACATCCCATGTGAGATCCCAGAACGTTAGCCTCATGAACCCTGCGGTCTGGATGATCAAGTAACCTAGACCAGCCCAAAGCTCTCTTCTCACCAAAGAATGTGCTTTCTCGTCGATGACCGTCTTCATGGCTTCAAGCTCTTTTAGTTCTTTTCTTCTTGGGTCATTTGGGTTACGGATCTGTGGTAAAGGAAGCAGGCCCTCGATGGACTTGGTTACCTGATCACACACAGGACAAAgacaaaaatcagaaaactgTTGAGCAAAACAAGAACTTCACCTCTTCTTTTAAGATTTAATGACATGATATAAcattcaaaacacacaaaacagcTTAGGATCAATGATACTAATGACTAATTTTTGAATTAATCCACCCTCATAAGAAAAGGCACCGATGATCATAGAAACCATAGAAACAGAGTCACCCAAAATGACCAGTTatgcaattttcttttgttactagagaagaaaaatatgattgGAAAAAAAGTAGTGGTCTCCATTGAAAGTGTTCCTCTTTGTCACCACCTCAAAACTGGGGACCCTCCTACGTGCCTCTAGGTGACACAGAGGTTTCTGAATCTCCTGTTGAGAATTCGATGCACAAGAAAAGAATACAAccgtaacaaaaacaaaaaaaaaaaacttatcagtTTCCATAGCttccaaatcaaatcaaaccaacaaaGAAACGTACAAAAAACTTTGAAGGAATCTAACTGTTCTTTTGTCTAACACACGCACAACAAACACGAAGGTCGTATGATGCAAATGGAagagaaacataaaacaaagaggaggaagaaagatGTTATACCTGATCAGGTCTTAAACAAACAGAATCTCCCAAAACGATGACACTTCCAGAATCGTCAAGCATCTTAGCGATCCAAGGTCCTTGAGAAGGATCCAACGAAGAATCACTACAAACACGTACGAAATCAGAGTAACGAATCCATATTTTCCCGGTCTCCAAAAGCTTCGTTTTGACAACTTCGATCTCTGATGCTCTTAGCAACTTCTTAACGTCTTGCACCGTAAGCCCCAACGACTCcgtctcctccttctccttctccaccaTCCGATGATGAGAAAGCCCGTCTAATCGAATCCGGTCCT from the Camelina sativa cultivar DH55 chromosome 12, Cs, whole genome shotgun sequence genome contains:
- the LOC104729494 gene encoding elongation of fatty acids protein 3-like isoform X1 yields the protein MSTALINSLTYYLSEHPYIVGFRWSNSQSWGSTWSFLFTSISLYIAVSSTLHIILSALLRRNRSVPLGHIPELHSLLMSILSATIFAGILLSAAAEIRDTRWFWRRSKTATPLQWLLCFPLGTRPSGRVFFWSYAFYLTRFLHMFRTIFSVLRRRRLAVSQLFCNSAMAFTSFLWLEFSQSYQILAILSTTLVYSVVYGYRFWTGFGLPGLAFPSFVVNCQLLLVGCNLVSHAGVLTMHLFKGGCNGIGAWGLNSVLNGAILLLFLNFYMRIHSPMRRRINNTSPELELPANVTEKNLVMG
- the LOC104729494 gene encoding elongation of fatty acids protein 3-like isoform X2, translating into MSTALINSLTYYLSEHPYIVGFRWSNSQSWGSTWSFLFTSISLYIAVSSTLHIILSALLRRNRSVPLGHIPELHSLLMSILSATIFAGILLSAAAEIRDTRWFWRRSKTATPLQWLLCFPLGTRPSGRVFFWSYAFYLTRFLHMFRTIFSVLRRRRLAVSQLFCNSAMAFTSFLWLEFSQSYQILAILSTTLVYSVVYGYRFWTGFGLPGLAFPSFVVNCQLLLVGCNLVSHAGVLTMHLFKGGCNGIGAWGLNSVLNA
- the LOC109127892 gene encoding elongation of fatty acids protein 3-like produces the protein MSTALINSLTYYLSEHPYIVGFRWSNSQSWGSTWSFLFTSISLYIAVSSTLHIILSALLRRNRSVPLGHIPELHSLLMSILSATIFAGILLSAAAEIRDTRWFWRRSKTATPLQWLLCFPLGTRPSGRVFFWSYAFYLTRFLHMFRTIFSVLRRRRLAVSQLFCNSAMAFTSFLWLEFSQSYQILAILSTTLVYSVVYGYRFWTGFGLPGLAFPSFVVNCQLLLVGCNLVSHAGVLTMXIAHIY
- the LOC104729495 gene encoding calcium uniporter protein 1, mitochondrial-like isoform X1 — translated: MVMMNKMLSHRLFNMSKMGSQGLMNCRISSSSLSVRTRVPNDLGEATIDPEPGDLKISRRFLHKDSMSRVDSGTMKMSIGEGLIEKLREMDVNKDRIRLDGLSHHRMVEKEKEETESLGLTVQDVKKLLRASEIEVVKTKLLETGKIWIRYSDFVRVCSDSSLDPSQGPWIAKMLDDSGSVIVLGDSVCLRPDQEIQKPLCHLEARRRVPSFEVTKSIEGLLPLPQIRNPNDPRRKELKELEAMKTVIDEKAHSLVRRELWAGLGYLIIQTAGFMRLTFWDLTWDVMEPICFYVTSLYFMAGYTFFLKTSREPSFEGFYQSRFEARQRKLMKTQDFDVGRYDELKKLFNPKPSAAVSKILGTLHN
- the LOC104729495 gene encoding calcium uniporter protein 1, mitochondrial-like isoform X2; the encoded protein is MVMMNKMLSHRLFNMSKMGSQGLMNCRISSSSLSVRTRVPNDLGEATIDPEPGDLKISRRFLHKDSMSRVDSGTMKMSIGEGLIEKLREMDVNKDRIRLDGLSHHRMVEKEKEETESLGLTVQDVKKLLRASEIEVVKTKLLETGKIWIRYSDFVRVCSDSSLDPSQGPWIAKMLDDSGSVIVLGDSVCLRPDQVTKSIEGLLPLPQIRNPNDPRRKELKELEAMKTVIDEKAHSLVRRELWAGLGYLIIQTAGFMRLTFWDLTWDVMEPICFYVTSLYFMAGYTFFLKTSREPSFEGFYQSRFEARQRKLMKTQDFDVGRYDELKKLFNPKPSAAVSKILGTLHN